One genomic window of Thioclava sp. GXIMD4216 includes the following:
- a CDS encoding YihY/virulence factor BrkB family protein, whose amino-acid sequence MSVTPAHILRVSLNFSLQLLGRLAATNIGLISAGVAFYAMLAIFPGVSATIAIWTAFADANTIRTYLAVADNFIPPQAWNLLYSQIQSWLISTDSTIGWGTIASLGVTLFSARAGVGALVLGLNVIHGTKPRNTIWSIFFAYFMTLALVAVMIGALATIVAVPVFLNILPFHNTPALIALTNLMLSWLPWGAMFLLMLTVLGILYRYGPRKMGRPREKIFTFGAVIATLVWGAASFGLTFYLSHFASYSKLYGSIGAVIALLLWLYLSAFAILFGAAFNAEWRKERTGSTKPLD is encoded by the coding sequence GTGTCGGTCACACCTGCTCATATCCTGCGTGTTTCGCTGAACTTTTCCCTTCAGCTTCTAGGGCGGCTTGCGGCCACGAATATCGGGCTGATCTCCGCCGGAGTGGCCTTCTATGCGATGCTGGCCATCTTCCCCGGCGTTTCGGCCACCATCGCGATCTGGACCGCCTTTGCCGACGCCAATACGATCCGGACCTATCTGGCCGTGGCCGATAATTTCATCCCGCCACAGGCGTGGAACCTGTTGTATTCGCAGATCCAGAGCTGGCTGATCTCGACCGATTCCACCATCGGCTGGGGCACGATCGCCTCGCTGGGCGTGACGCTTTTCTCCGCACGGGCAGGGGTCGGGGCACTGGTGCTGGGGCTGAATGTCATCCACGGCACCAAACCCCGCAACACGATCTGGAGCATCTTCTTTGCCTATTTCATGACCTTGGCGCTGGTGGCAGTCATGATCGGCGCATTGGCAACGATTGTCGCCGTGCCGGTTTTTCTCAACATCCTGCCCTTCCACAACACTCCCGCCCTGATCGCATTGACCAACCTCATGCTGTCATGGCTGCCTTGGGGGGCGATGTTTCTGCTGATGTTGACGGTGCTGGGGATCCTCTATCGTTACGGGCCGCGCAAAATGGGCCGCCCGCGCGAGAAGATCTTCACCTTCGGGGCCGTGATCGCAACCCTCGTCTGGGGAGCAGCAAGCTTCGGACTAACTTTCTACCTGTCGCATTTTGCAAGCTACTCCAAGCTTTACGGCTCTATCGGCGCCGTGATCGCCCTTCTTCTATGGCTCTACCTGTCGGCCTTCGCCATTCTGTTCGGGGCCGCCTTCAATGCCGAATGGCGCAAGGAACGCACCGGCAGCACCAAGCCGCTGGATTGA
- a CDS encoding universal stress protein encodes MDKKIISFVDGSHYSASVCDYTAWAMARLGVPAELIHVLGRAPEQSEDLSGTIALGARSALMAQLASIDEQRAKLVSQRGRAILEDAKARTQEVCLRDGCAQDVATQLRNGDILEAVTEREADARLIIIGKRGDEADIAHDHLGSNLERAIRSTKVPVLVANRAFAPVERVAIAYDGGVSAKRAMAVLAQSPIFTDLDLQVVSVGDNARSRAEEGCQLLAQSGLQPRAVGLSGEPEKALGSHIDADGIDLIVMGAYGHSRIRSFIIGSTTTALIRACKVPVLLMR; translated from the coding sequence ATGGACAAGAAGATTATCTCTTTCGTCGACGGGTCGCATTATTCGGCCAGCGTCTGCGACTATACCGCTTGGGCGATGGCCCGTCTGGGGGTGCCTGCCGAGCTGATCCATGTGCTGGGCCGCGCGCCCGAGCAAAGCGAGGATCTGTCCGGAACGATCGCGCTGGGGGCGCGCTCGGCGCTGATGGCGCAGCTTGCCAGTATCGACGAACAACGCGCGAAGCTGGTGTCGCAGCGCGGGCGTGCAATTCTGGAAGACGCCAAGGCCCGCACGCAAGAAGTCTGCCTGCGGGATGGCTGTGCGCAGGACGTGGCGACGCAGTTGCGCAATGGGGATATTCTGGAGGCCGTCACCGAGCGCGAGGCGGATGCACGGCTGATCATCATCGGCAAGCGCGGGGATGAGGCCGATATTGCCCATGACCATCTTGGTTCCAATCTGGAGCGTGCGATCCGCTCGACCAAGGTGCCGGTGCTGGTGGCCAATCGGGCTTTCGCACCGGTGGAGCGTGTGGCGATTGCGTATGATGGCGGGGTTTCGGCCAAGCGTGCGATGGCGGTGCTGGCCCAGTCACCGATTTTCACCGATCTGGATCTGCAGGTGGTGTCTGTCGGAGACAATGCTCGGTCCCGTGCCGAAGAGGGCTGCCAGCTTCTGGCACAATCGGGGTTGCAGCCGCGTGCGGTCGGACTGTCGGGCGAGCCGGAAAAAGCACTGGGCTCGCATATCGATGCGGATGGCATCGACCTGATCGTGATGGGGGCTTACGGCCATTCGCGGATCCGGTCCTTCATTATCGGCTCGACCACCACGGCCCTGATCCGCGCCTGCAAGGTTCCGGTGCTTTTGATGCGCTAG
- a CDS encoding SulP family inorganic anion transporter, whose amino-acid sequence MNLDAYRKSWVGSLRADVLSGLVVALALIPEAIAFSIIAGVDPKVGLYASFSIAVITAIVGGRPGMISAATAATAVLMGSLVREHSLDYLLAATVLAGVIQIVIGVSRVSFVMRFVSKSVMTGFVNALAILIFMAQLPEMDPARVPMFTFVVIALALAIIYILPRFTKAVPSPLVAIVILTACSIGFGWEVRTVGDMGKLPDALPSFLIPDVPFTLETLKIIFPYSLGVAVVGLLESLMTQNLINDLTDTKSSRNQECVGQGIANGLTGFIGGMAGCAMIGQSMINIKSGGRGRLSTLVAGVMLLIFCVVLGPWVSQIPMGALVAIMIMVSVGTFSWSSIRDLTVHPKTSSAVMLAVVAVVVATHNLAIGVLVGVLLSGCFFAAKIARQFHLTSKLSPDGRARTYYVHGQLFYGATEDFMAAFDFHEALDHVVIDVTDAKIWDLSAVSALDMAVLKFRRDGAEVTLIGMDEMSRQMVGRLGQADKPDAEVAAGGH is encoded by the coding sequence ATGAACCTTGATGCTTATCGCAAATCATGGGTCGGCAGCTTGCGCGCAGACGTGCTGTCGGGCCTTGTTGTGGCGCTTGCGCTCATTCCCGAAGCCATCGCCTTTTCCATCATTGCCGGTGTGGACCCGAAAGTGGGGCTATATGCCAGCTTTTCCATCGCGGTGATCACCGCCATCGTGGGCGGACGTCCCGGCATGATTTCGGCCGCGACGGCCGCGACGGCCGTTCTGATGGGCAGTCTCGTGCGCGAGCATTCTCTGGACTACCTGCTGGCCGCGACCGTGCTGGCGGGGGTGATCCAGATCGTGATCGGGGTAAGCCGCGTGAGCTTCGTCATGCGCTTTGTCTCGAAATCGGTGATGACCGGCTTTGTGAACGCCTTGGCGATCCTGATTTTCATGGCGCAGCTTCCCGAAATGGACCCTGCGCGGGTGCCGATGTTCACCTTTGTCGTGATCGCGCTGGCGCTGGCCATTATCTATATCCTGCCACGCTTTACCAAGGCGGTGCCCTCGCCCTTGGTGGCCATCGTGATCCTGACGGCCTGCTCCATCGGTTTCGGTTGGGAGGTGCGTACGGTGGGGGATATGGGCAAGCTGCCCGATGCGCTGCCAAGCTTCCTGATCCCCGATGTGCCCTTCACTCTGGAGACGCTGAAGATCATCTTCCCCTATTCGCTGGGCGTGGCTGTGGTGGGGCTTTTGGAAAGCCTGATGACGCAGAACCTGATCAATGATCTCACCGATACCAAATCCTCGCGCAATCAGGAATGTGTGGGGCAGGGGATCGCCAATGGTCTGACCGGGTTTATCGGCGGTATGGCGGGCTGTGCGATGATCGGCCAGTCGATGATCAACATCAAATCCGGTGGGCGCGGGCGTCTGTCGACGCTGGTGGCGGGCGTGATGCTCTTGATCTTCTGTGTGGTGCTGGGGCCGTGGGTCAGCCAGATCCCGATGGGGGCGCTGGTGGCGATCATGATCATGGTGTCCGTCGGCACGTTCAGCTGGTCCTCGATCCGTGACTTGACGGTGCATCCCAAGACCTCGAGCGCGGTGATGCTGGCGGTGGTGGCCGTGGTGGTGGCCACCCATAACCTTGCTATCGGTGTGCTGGTGGGGGTGCTGCTGTCGGGCTGTTTCTTTGCGGCCAAGATCGCGCGCCAGTTCCATCTGACCTCCAAGCTGTCGCCCGATGGCCGCGCGCGCACCTATTATGTGCATGGGCAGCTCTTCTATGGTGCTACGGAAGATTTCATGGCAGCTTTCGATTTCCACGAAGCGCTTGATCATGTGGTGATTGATGTGACGGACGCCAAGATCTGGGATCTTTCTGCCGTCTCTGCACTGGATATGGCGGTGCTGAAATTCCGCCGTGACGGGGCGGAGGTCACGTTGATCGGTATGGACGAGATGTCGCGGCAGATGGTCGGGCGTTTGGGGCAGGCCGATAAGCCGGATGCCGAAGTCGCGGCAGGCGGGCATTAA
- a CDS encoding DNA starvation/stationary phase protection protein, with protein MDNVLQVKPKAEAVNTGVEGKKAVAKAVNQVAADVYKLAIKTQFYHWNVEGPLFRPLHLLTEEQYGIMFETADEIAERVRALGELAPMNLKQLNAFSQIEELDTKPTAEEMIADLVKDHEAIAARIQDVIELAGEHNDHATDDLLGGVAGQHEKMAWMLRSHLAK; from the coding sequence ATGGACAATGTGCTTCAAGTCAAACCGAAAGCCGAAGCCGTCAACACCGGTGTCGAGGGGAAGAAAGCTGTCGCCAAGGCGGTCAATCAGGTCGCAGCGGATGTGTATAAGCTGGCGATCAAGACGCAGTTCTACCATTGGAACGTGGAAGGCCCGCTGTTCCGCCCGCTGCATCTGCTGACCGAAGAGCAATATGGCATCATGTTCGAAACCGCAGACGAGATTGCGGAGCGCGTGCGTGCGCTTGGCGAGCTGGCACCGATGAACCTCAAACAGCTCAATGCCTTCTCGCAGATCGAAGAGCTTGATACAAAGCCCACCGCCGAAGAGATGATCGCCGATCTGGTGAAGGATCACGAGGCGATCGCCGCCCGTATTCAGGACGTCATCGAACTGGCAGGCGAGCATAATGACCACGCCACCGATGACCTGCTGGGTGGCGTTGCGGGTCAGCATGAGAAAATGGCCTGGATGCTGCGTTCGCATCTGGCCAAGTAA
- a CDS encoding translocation/assembly module TamB domain-containing protein, producing MKTKLAIAFLALWPMLGFAQETTTTQTEDGTTVQTTGTDTAASDESKRDRSYLTGLIEDKLSGEGRTIRLDGFKGALSSRATFDSLTISDDQGPWLVIRNAGLSWNRSAILRGNIDIKELSASSIELTRLRAAQEGVEVPDAEAKPFSLPELPLSLNVDKLDVGEVKLGESILGEPLTFKVNGSLKLAGGSGDAKLTIDRTDQVQGQFSLNGSYANDTQTLSLDLLTQEGQGGLVSKKLGLPGAPAVTLAVSGDGPLSDFSADMALSTDGQQRLTGKVILGQTKGEDGTDKTFKATLAGDITPMLEPAYHDFFGKNIALEVDGVSKAKGGTDINRLSLDAQAVDVKGSMSLAASGLPERFDLDMNVGLETGEPVVLPVTGADTTLQDASLKLSYDAAAGDNWTLTGLVDALKSPTLSLEKVNLDGTGTITQDPDQPAVAGHVSFDTQGIAMGEAALAEAVGPTLTGQTDFNWVKGSPIKLSGLQVAGRDYALQGDVAFEDPTGGLTITTDAQVRHDNLARLAQVSGRDLSGSVLGTVKGSFTVLSGAFDADVDVTGQDIAIGQPQADAALAGQSKIVLSAKRDENGLVLRNFSADAKALSAKASGSLATGNADVTATAKANLNVLGAGYGGAVDLNAHYTEGEEGRRVVLNATGNGVAVGQPQVNKFLQGKTVIDLNALEKDGDISLDTFNISNPNLKATGAGALRGGQGEINVSLESDLSGLGAPYRGKITAQAAVSDGTAGRLITLKANAKNVAMGQSQADKLLAGDSVLDLAVLQNGDDIELQKFTLSNPQLSADAKGTVTAGARKIDLNARLANAALLAPGFPGPLTVKGDVTDNGQHYGVNISATGPGNTNATVSGTLASDFKTANLAVKGATQSALANAFISPRSVEGPLNFDLALNGPLALNAVSGKVTGQGLRFSAPTLSLALEAINVNAQLGGGRVNLTTSANFSDGGTVKVTGPIGLTAPYSSDLAIALDRARLRDPNLYDTRISGDLGINGALTGGAKIAGKLRLSDTEIRVPSTGLGGVESIPDITHVAESAASRQTRARAGVLQSESESTSGGSSVAFPLDITISAPNQLFVRGRGLDAELGGQLRITGTTADVVPIGSFELVRGRLDVLNQRFTLDQGSIQLQGEFTPYIDFSATTTKNDYAITLGISGQATAPDLSVTSSPELPQEEVLAQLLFGQGLSNISALQAAELASAVATLAGRNDDGIMSKLRNSTGLDDLDVGTDSDGNATVTAGKYISDKIYTDVELGSSGQTEINLNLDLTKTITAKGTVGSDGDSGLGVFLEKDY from the coding sequence ATGAAGACGAAACTCGCAATCGCATTTTTGGCGCTATGGCCCATGCTGGGCTTCGCTCAGGAAACCACAACGACCCAGACCGAGGATGGCACCACCGTCCAGACCACCGGTACCGATACGGCGGCCAGCGACGAATCCAAGCGCGACCGGTCCTATCTGACCGGTCTGATCGAGGACAAGCTGTCCGGCGAGGGGCGCACCATCCGTCTTGACGGGTTCAAGGGCGCGCTGTCCTCGCGGGCGACCTTTGACAGCCTGACGATTTCGGATGATCAGGGGCCGTGGCTGGTGATCCGCAATGCGGGCCTGTCCTGGAACCGCTCCGCAATTTTGCGCGGCAATATCGACATCAAGGAGCTTTCGGCCAGCTCGATCGAACTGACCCGCCTTCGTGCCGCGCAGGAAGGGGTGGAAGTGCCCGACGCCGAGGCCAAACCCTTCTCGCTGCCCGAGTTGCCCCTGTCGCTCAATGTCGACAAGCTGGATGTGGGCGAGGTGAAGCTGGGTGAGTCCATTCTGGGGGAGCCGCTGACTTTCAAGGTGAACGGGTCGCTGAAACTGGCCGGAGGCAGTGGTGATGCCAAGCTGACCATTGACCGCACCGATCAGGTGCAGGGACAGTTCTCGCTGAACGGCTCTTATGCCAATGACACCCAGACCCTGTCGCTGGACCTGCTGACGCAGGAAGGTCAGGGCGGGCTGGTCTCGAAGAAACTGGGCCTTCCGGGGGCCCCTGCCGTGACGCTGGCTGTCTCGGGTGATGGGCCGCTGAGCGATTTCTCGGCCGATATGGCATTGTCGACCGATGGCCAGCAGCGCCTGACGGGGAAGGTGATCCTTGGCCAGACCAAAGGCGAGGATGGCACCGACAAGACCTTCAAGGCCACGCTTGCGGGGGATATTACCCCGATGCTGGAGCCCGCCTATCACGACTTTTTCGGCAAGAATATCGCGCTGGAAGTGGACGGGGTGTCCAAGGCGAAGGGCGGCACCGATATCAACCGGCTGTCGCTGGATGCGCAGGCGGTGGATGTGAAAGGGTCGATGTCGCTGGCCGCAAGCGGTCTGCCCGAACGGTTCGATCTGGATATGAATGTGGGGCTGGAGACCGGCGAGCCGGTCGTGCTGCCGGTGACGGGGGCCGATACCACATTGCAGGATGCCTCGCTGAAGCTCAGTTATGACGCGGCGGCGGGCGATAACTGGACCCTGACCGGTCTGGTCGATGCGCTCAAAAGCCCCACACTGTCGCTTGAGAAGGTCAATCTGGACGGGACGGGCACCATTACGCAAGATCCCGACCAGCCGGCTGTGGCGGGGCATGTCAGTTTTGACACGCAGGGCATCGCGATGGGCGAGGCCGCTCTGGCCGAGGCCGTGGGGCCGACGCTGACCGGACAGACCGATTTCAACTGGGTCAAAGGCAGCCCGATCAAGCTGAGCGGTTTGCAGGTGGCTGGCCGTGATTACGCATTGCAGGGCGACGTGGCCTTTGAGGATCCGACCGGCGGCCTGACCATCACCACGGATGCGCAGGTGCGCCATGATAATCTTGCACGTCTGGCGCAGGTTTCGGGGCGCGATCTTTCGGGGTCGGTTCTGGGCACGGTCAAAGGCAGCTTTACCGTGCTGAGCGGTGCTTTTGATGCCGATGTGGATGTGACGGGTCAGGATATCGCGATCGGGCAGCCGCAGGCGGATGCCGCGCTGGCAGGGCAATCGAAGATCGTCCTATCCGCCAAACGGGATGAAAACGGCCTTGTGCTGCGCAATTTCTCGGCGGATGCGAAAGCCCTGAGTGCCAAGGCCTCGGGGTCGCTGGCCACCGGCAATGCGGATGTGACGGCGACGGCCAAGGCCAACCTGAACGTTCTCGGGGCGGGCTATGGCGGCGCGGTCGATCTGAACGCGCATTACACCGAGGGCGAAGAGGGGCGTCGTGTGGTGCTGAATGCCACCGGAAACGGCGTGGCCGTGGGCCAGCCGCAGGTGAACAAGTTCCTGCAAGGCAAGACGGTTATCGACCTGAACGCGCTGGAGAAAGATGGCGATATCTCGCTGGATACCTTCAACATCTCTAACCCCAATCTGAAAGCCACGGGGGCAGGGGCGCTGAGGGGCGGTCAGGGCGAGATCAATGTCTCTCTCGAGAGCGATCTGTCGGGTCTGGGCGCGCCCTATCGCGGCAAGATCACCGCGCAGGCGGCGGTCAGCGACGGGACAGCAGGGCGCCTGATCACGCTCAAGGCCAATGCCAAGAATGTCGCGATGGGCCAGTCGCAGGCCGACAAGCTGCTGGCGGGGGACTCTGTGCTGGATCTGGCCGTTTTGCAAAATGGCGATGATATCGAGCTACAGAAATTCACCCTGTCGAACCCGCAACTGAGTGCCGATGCCAAGGGCACGGTGACCGCAGGGGCGCGCAAGATCGACCTGAATGCACGTCTGGCCAATGCCGCTTTGCTGGCACCGGGCTTCCCCGGTCCGCTGACGGTGAAAGGCGATGTCACCGATAACGGTCAGCATTATGGTGTGAATATCAGCGCAACCGGACCGGGCAATACCAATGCGACAGTGTCGGGGACGCTGGCTTCGGATTTCAAAACGGCCAATCTGGCAGTGAAAGGGGCGACGCAATCGGCGCTGGCCAATGCGTTCATCTCGCCGCGCTCTGTCGAGGGGCCGCTGAATTTCGACCTTGCACTGAACGGACCGCTAGCACTGAACGCGGTGTCGGGCAAAGTGACGGGGCAGGGGCTGCGCTTTAGCGCGCCGACCCTTTCGCTGGCGCTGGAGGCGATCAATGTGAACGCCCAGCTTGGCGGCGGTCGGGTCAATCTGACGACCAGCGCCAATTTCAGCGATGGCGGCACGGTCAAGGTGACTGGTCCGATCGGGCTCACCGCGCCTTACAGCTCGGATCTGGCGATTGCGCTGGACCGTGCGCGGCTGCGGGACCCCAATCTGTATGATACCCGTATCTCGGGCGATCTGGGGATCAACGGGGCGCTGACGGGCGGGGCGAAGATCGCCGGTAAGTTGCGCCTGTCGGACACCGAGATCCGCGTGCCTTCGACCGGACTGGGCGGGGTGGAGTCCATCCCCGATATCACCCATGTCGCCGAAAGCGCGGCCTCGCGGCAGACCCGTGCGCGGGCAGGGGTGCTGCAATCGGAGAGCGAGAGCACCTCGGGCGGGTCATCGGTGGCCTTCCCGCTGGATATCACCATTTCCGCGCCCAACCAGCTTTTCGTGCGCGGGCGCGGGCTTGATGCGGAGCTGGGCGGCCAGCTGCGGATTACCGGCACCACGGCCGATGTCGTGCCAATCGGCAGTTTCGAGCTGGTGCGCGGGCGGCTGGATGTGCTGAACCAGCGCTTTACGCTGGATCAGGGGTCGATCCAGCTTCAAGGGGAGTTTACGCCCTATATCGATTTCTCGGCCACGACGACCAAGAACGATTACGCCATCACGCTTGGTATCTCGGGGCAGGCGACCGCGCCGGATCTCAGCGTGACCTCCTCGCCGGAACTGCCGCAGGAAGAGGTGCTGGCCCAGCTTCTCTTCGGGCAGGGGCTGAGCAATATCTCGGCTTTGCAAGCGGCAGAGCTGGCATCTGCGGTGGCGACGCTTGCGGGCCGCAATGACGACGGCATCATGTCCAAGCTGCGCAATAGCACGGGGCTGGATGATCTGGATGTCGGCACCGATAGTGACGGGAATGCCACCGTGACGGCGGGCAAATATATCTCGGACAAGATCTATACCGATGTCGAGCTTGGATCGTCCGGGCAGACCGAGATCAATCTCAATCTGGATCTGACCAAGACGATCACCGCAAAAGGCACGGTCGGGTCGGACGGAGATAGCGGGCTTGGGGTGTTCCTGGAGAAAGACTACTGA